A window of Opisthocomus hoazin isolate bOpiHoa1 chromosome 3, bOpiHoa1.hap1, whole genome shotgun sequence genomic DNA:
AAGGAAATACATGTAGAAGTGACCAgctctctgaaagagaaaaaatgtaaagCAGACAATAAAAATGATAATTCCAACAGCTTTCAACACAGCCTTCAAAGTTCATCATTATGTCCTGATGAGAGTCTTGAGGAAGTTAAGAAAGACCAAACGGGCCCTGTATCTCCTAGCAACACAAAGAAAGTGGAAACAGATTCTCTTAAGCCAAATTCTAAAACAGTAACtaaggaaaagcaacaaacacATCAGAGTGGAAAAAACAGTACAAAACCAAAAAGGATTTCACAGCCATCTGTAAGTGAAACTGATGTGGCTGATCAACCCGAGAGAGATGTGAAATCCAAACGGGTAAGCATCCTTGAACTTTGTGAAGAAATAGCAGGTGAGATTGAGTCAGATACAGTAGAGGTGAAAAAGGATTCCCCTAATGCCGCGTgtagcaaaacagaagaaaaggatgcCGGCATACAGCTTCAACAAGGTGAAATGCTTACTCAGAAAGAACCTAGTCAAAGTACTCAATGCAAACGTTTTTTCCCTAGCAAAAAAGGAATGCCTGTCAAATGCACTCTGAATGGTAGAAATAGCTCCTCAAACAAAAACTCTAAATGGACCAAAATTAAATTACTGAAAGCTAGTAACATGAAGCAGAGTAATTTAAATTCTGCAAATGCCCCCAAGCTTTCTTTGTTAAAAGATTACATGGAAGTTTCAGAGGCAAGTCAAATACCTACGGAAGCAGAGCTTTCGAAGGTACAAGGCAAGTTGTCAATAACAGGACTCTCTGAGAATGAAAGTGCAACTTGTGTGCAGGAGAAATCGGATCCTTCATCTGAAAGAGCTGGAGCTAAAGAAGTGACGCTAGAAATAAAACAGCCCACAAAGAGAGGTGCAGAAAATGGTTTGTTGCATAATATGACGACACATTTATGTGAGCCAAGACCAGATGAGGTAAGTCATTTCAATTGTGTATGGTGGGAGGGTGATCTAAATCTGTTTTCTGCGAATGCCATGCTCAGAAAGTTTATTTTAACAATGACTTGTTTTACAGTAACTTAAAAGTTTTCACATGTATTAAAGATACTTTACTGGTGCGTTGTTACAGATGGGATGATTGTAAGCTGGCAGATGAATCTGTTCCACCCTCCTAAGTTCTGTAGTTAACTGTATGTTGGTGGATAACAAttcctgctggagctggaggctgTACAGTTTCACATGGACACTTTTGGATGACTTAAGCTTGCATAACTGTTCTGAAAAGGTGTATTAaaagaaatgagaaggaaaaaagtgttctCTCTCTGAATGAGCTTCTATTAAAAATTTAAGATTTTAAGGACAAAGGTGTTCTATAGGAAGTATTTTACAAGCttatatataaaatgaaaaatatcttttgcAAAACTAATACCACAAACTTCAGTATGGACTAGCTAATTGGTTGCATTTTGTTTGCTTAAAATAATGTAGAAATCAGAAAACTGGTTCTGTGTTCAAGTTGTTAATATTTGGTTAACTCAGCGATTTTGTTAATAGGTTAGAGGCATTAGATAGTTTCaggtttttatttaatgttttctgttttgtttagaaCTTTCGATTACATTTAGAATCAAGTCCAGAAAGTTCTCCAGTAAAGCAGGTTACAGACCCTAAACCACCAAAACAGTTGAAAAAAGAACCCAAAGAAAGTGAACCTCAAGGTAACTGTTTACtactattttttcctcttcttctgacCAGTTGCATGGGAAGCATAAGTATTCCTTTCAGTGGAGTGTTTCACAGAATAAGGTACAGCTGGTGGAGAACTATCCTTCTGGCACTGGAACTGTTCACCAGggtttttgtatttctttgtgtgTCACGCCCATGGCCGCTTTAGAAGCAGTGAATGTATCTCTGAGCTGTGTAGTGGGAAAGAGAAGTGTCTGTTTCTCTACCCAGCTCTGCTTTtactgcagctttgtgctttatGCATGAATATTTTAATGCTTAAATATGTTCCATTTGAGTAAAACCGAAGTgacaacttttaaaaacaaacagaaaaccccctAACCAAATCCTTTGCTTTGCCATGTAATAAAGTAATAAAACTTACGTATTTGAATTGGATTTTTCTCTTGGATCGGTTTCTGTTAAGGATTCTCTGTTGGTTACTGCTTCCTTTGAATGAACATCTGCCATTCTTTCTCCTAAATTGTTCTACTTGATCTTGACCAAATTATTGAGTAATTAATCTCCTGTTTTTATTACCTAGTCTTCATTTATGAGCCTGTGAATGCAGTTTGTCAAACCTTATGATGAGTGTGATGTGAATATTTTGACAGAAGTACATTTGACTAAGAAATATCATTGATGGGTGGCTAACATACCCTCTTCATTAACTTCCCTCTTCGTATTTCATCGTTTCGCTTTTGCGTTTTTGGTTCTGAACCTGATTTTGAGTGCACTTTGTAACTATTTAGCTTTACtaaatagggtttttttcctgccattGTAAGGTATATTTGAAGGGCGAAATACGCTGGTTGTGCTGTTAGAgaatgtaaaaaatgttttttctttcttttgctattcttgatttgtttcttttccttaagTGTTAGAGAACAGACCTTGGATGGGGACGCATTGTACATTTATGATTCTCATACTATATATAGAGCTATTTGTATGGGTGTTGGTATAAACAGATTAAAACTCCTATGTAGTTTCACTGCTGGCCTTGTTACTGCTCTGCAGAACTGATGTGGAAATGTTGAAGAAAACTGcatatatttttaagtatatgTGGAGGAACGTCTGAATACTGCCTCAAGGTTGCATCTTTTTTTGTTGGCCATGAACAAATTGCAACATTGTCTTGAATATGTTTTTGCAAATCACTATTTGTGCTGCTCAAATTTCCTTTGCAACTAAAAACTTTATAATGAGGTTACAATCTTTGATTAATTGTAGGTTTGGCTCCCAAGCAGTTGACACATACTTCATGTACAAATCAAACTTCTGAAACTGAGAACAGGTATAGTATTTCATACATTATGAAATTACAGTAACCTTCCATAGAGTTATGAGAGGTTTTTTTAAGAGAGTAACTGTTCTgttgtcttgcagcctcagctTTCAGTTTCAAATAAGTGACTTGTCCTTTGTAAAAACAGACTTTCATTTTTCCCAGTTATTAAAAGATGCGTTTATTTTGTGAAGAAAACTATTAAGCAAGGTGTTTGTAACTGCACATTTATTGTAAAAAAGTAGATTTTAACACAGTTGGGAAAGCATTTCTAATGGTCTCTTCCTCAAATCAGATGGTGACAAGAGAGTGTGGGAAGGGTTTACCACATGATTTTCACTTACTGAGTTACTTCACTTCTGGAAGAGTTTTCTAATCCTTAAATTTTGGGAGTCTTGTGTATATGAAGTATTTTTAGGCGAGGAAGAGGAGATTTAATTTGGGATTCTTTTGTGATTACTATGAAACGAAGGTGTAAGCTGCCATATAAAAGATGATTCTTTTTCTTATGACTAACTCAATTGTTCTTACTACTAACAGTTCAAGTTTGTGTTTTACCCTTGATCATGTTGACTATTGTAGTTTTTGAACAATTGTGACATAGTCTCTGGTTTTAGCCAGTTATGAGCTAAAGACAATAATTCCTTTGTACCTGATACCTTTAACAGCAACATAGTTGGCATGGTGGTTAGTATGTTGGTACTGTTTTCTATATCCATAATGGAGACAAGAAGAAATAACGCAGTTCATTTTCAGTACAACTATCTGAGACCAGATTAACAATTTTGACTAAAGGGCCCTTTTGTACATCTTGAAAAACTCTGCTACTATGGAATTTCACAGAAGATGGGTAGTAAGATAGAAGTAAAACTAGttaaatgaatatttttagaattttcaATAAATACTGCAATAACTttgatttttcatatttttattcttaGCTGCCAAACAGCTTTATGATATCTACTCAAATTTGCTAACTTTATTACACGAACGAGCCCATATTTTGCTTTACTGTCATTTGGAGATATATATTTCTTGTGAGAGCTTGCTTACACTGCTTTTCATATGCTGTTCAAGATTTAAGCCATTATTGTTTCTGTGGTACTCCTGCCATAACATAATGTGCAGATCTACAGTCTGGCTCTCTTCAGGACTCTGTAAGGAAATTTTGCAACAGGAAAAGGCAGACCTTGAAGTAGCTACTTAATGCAAATTTTGGGGCACAtggcaggaataaaaaaaaattagctctGCTTTAGCACACAcaacactgttttaaaaatgttttgcaagagtttttatatttaaaaagcttACTGAATTAACCTGCTACAGCAGCTGCTACAGTTGTTTGGCCCTATATCTTTAGTttgcttgaaaacagaaaatatgtaaACACCTAGTTGAAGTACGagtatttttctgtgtgttttgctttAGTGATCTCCACAAGTTTTATCCAAACCTGgaattaatgttatttttctccTGAATATAGTAGCAAGTTTGTAAGATAACTTTGTTGTTGATGTGTTATAGTACTTTGCAGTGTTTCTTTCAGTCGTGACAAGGGGACACTTAAACTGAGTGATTCAAGTGATAACCCATCCATTTATTCCTTAggtcctcttctccctcccttcacTGCCAGCCATTAGAAGAGAATAAGTTTGAATTGAATTTGAGAGACTTATGACATCTGTTTTATATTGCCCAGTTGTATTTGTGGGAATATTTACATGGTCTGCTTTAGCAGCCTGATGTATGATACATAAAACTAAAAACCTAAACCTGACGTAGGAAATACATAGTATTAGGCACCatcagtcatgctctgaaaatgcatcaGTTAAATGTCTGTGATAATGGTTGTGACTAACCTACCCAACTTGAtcataaattttatatttttttataaaaaaaacaccaacttgTATTTAGGCTAGTCATAAACGGTATTTTTTGGTTAATCCTGCTACTTccttatttttccatttgaattaCAAATTACATACGACTGTTTTGAGTAATTAGCTTGGATTTACATCTTGTTAAAGTTTAGTTATACTAATTACAATGGCTTTGCGTATCTAAGTGACATGTATAAGCAGTCCCTTTTTTAACGTGAGTATATTTATATTTCAAGGGCTCCGCTCTCAAATCCTTCATTAGCATCAAAATGCAGTAGCGTCCTACCATCTGAGGAACATATTCAGAAGctaaaagaagcaggaaaagatgGTGATAAGCAGCTGATCATAGTAAGTAATACCCCTTTAGTAAGGCTTATAGCTTCTCGAAGAAATTGCTTCTGAATTTGCAGTGCTGTGTTTTTATGATCTTGTCTAAAAATCATTACTTATACATAGTGCTGTTACCATTGCAAGTGATTTGTGAGAGTAGAACCTACACTAGATTGTCATTCGGTGCTGGAAAATGGTAGCAGACAGACTTAATGTTTAAAGCTCATTCTTGTTAAAacaaatttctgcatttttttaatagagtGGCTATTCAGTTAAAAAAGCAGTTGTTTTAGGGAGAATGAATTTGCCTTTACTTATGTACAAAATCTGAGTTTCTTAGAATTTCAGAATTATAGGGGGAGGTGCATCTGGCAGATTGTGTGCAAAATTAATATCAACAGATTTATTCCTGCATCATTCCAGATGTCCATTGTTTTGAGACAAAGATTTTCCTGTGGATGCGCTCGTTTTCACCATAGTATTTAAGCAGCAATGCGACTTTGGTTATTTGTTcttactttttctgctgtttgctACCAAATGCAGGTATCTCTTAAaacaagaaaatgcaaaatgagaagGGAGAGAGTGATACACAGTCATTTTTCTGTCTTGTAGAATAACACAACTTGATAGTGAAACAATTGGAGTTTTTGGTTGTGTTGTTAATAATCCACACATCAGATAAACATGGAGAAATGAAAGACGAGCTGGGAAGCTACAGAGGGAGATGAATCCAGGCTATTAGGAAGGAGAACTCTGTTGTAAGCTTCTTACAAAATTACCCCTCTCACGTACATAACTGATGGTCTTGCTAAATTGCAATTTCTTCATGTATTACATGCATTATACACATGAAAAGATTAACTGAAATAGAACCAGGTGAATTCTGAATGCTATccacattaaatattttaaaatcagagctCTTGAGAACTAAATTGATAAATATATCCTTGATTTGCCTAAAGTGATACAAAACTAGGCACTTGAATGCCCAGTCATAGGATGATAGATGAACTGTATCTAACATTTGAGAAGTAGTTCAGTTGTTGCCTCTTTGAAACTCATTTTACCAACAGAGTTAAAATGCGTGATTAAATATCTTAATTATATTAAAAGGACTATAAGAACATGCCTTTTCATTTCAGTAAAGCTGGCAATTTTTGCTCATACAGTAACAGAACTTGACAGAAGAGTTGCTAGGACTGACAAGAAGAAATACATGACTTTCTGCTTAGCTACTGAAGAGAGGTTATGCAGCTCTCCTCTACAGTATTCatacaaagagatttttttgcAACTTACTGACTATGCTGGTGGTAGTCTTTTTCAGCCCGAATTAGGAgagtaacatttttttccctaggtATTCAACAGTAAAAGTTTAAAGTTATTTACGTAGTGAAATTTTAGAATATAAAGAATGGGTCATCAATGAAGACCACCAGGGAAAATGAGACACACCtagtttcttgttttctgtgcgTATTTCTGGAAAATGCAAGTGAGCGCTGTGTTTAATTCTTAAATGTGAAAGTAACAGCTTCATAATGTCTAATATATTTCAGCACTCCATACAAATCTAATTCACTTTGATTTCATATAGTTCTGAGTAGGCTTTTTATTGTGTTGAAAGGGCGTTTTGGTAATGCCTGTAGTTCACTTTACCAAGAAAGCATTAGGTAAGGTATTGCTCTGTTATTCTTTTACCTGGGGGAAAGCTGCTTTTAGCATTGTCAAAACATATAGAGGAACCCAAGTATTTGTTAACCTGTTTTGTAAAATACTATCCTTGACATTAGTTACTGTGGAGATGAGACATAGTTATGTCTAGAATAGTGTGTGCTAGCATCTGGAGGGGAAAAATTGCTAAACTGACTTCTAAAGTACCAGACTTCTTTTACACAAATACTCAAAAGATTAGGGATTAAATGCATGCAATAAAATAAGGTACATGTTGTAAATAATAGTTTTGTTTGCAAAACTGCGGTGAATTTCTTAAATGGGAGTTCTGAATggctggactttttttttaattagaaaatattttcgaAGTGTTTGTGTACTTCTGTAATGATACTCTGAGAACAGATTCATTTGGTTTAAAAGCTGTTCAGGTTGAAATTTCTTCTACATGGAGAACATCTTACTACACACAGTCAAATCACTTAAAGTAGCATTTATAGTGTCTGTAAAGAATTTTATAGTTAGTAGCTAGAAATCGTTTTTATTTTAAGTGTCTGGAGCATTGTATTAAGAGAAGCAGTTTCATTATTCTTTGTCACCTTGAGCGAAGTTGGGAAGTAATGCTTTTATTCTTAGCAACAAACGTTCAACTTGCACTttattacactttttaaaaaaatgaagtgcctGAAATGTGCAATTCTGGGGGCTCTACTATGAGATCTGATTCTTTTGGAGATCTGTCAGGCCAATCCACCTTAATGCATGTACggaatccttttttcctttttgtcacaTAAGCAGAAAAACTAGTTAGGGTTCGTTTGACTCACCACATGATACACTACCTTTGTTTTActggtttttttgttattgaaTTTTCCTAGTCTTTTATATTTGAGTTTGGCATCTGTCCTTTTAATTGTCTTTACAGTGTCTGAGGCTCAGAGTCTGGGATGTTGCAATATTGTCTGTATATTCTAACCTTTTCATTTCCTGAGCTGTATTTAGAGAGGTGTTATGGTAAAGCTAGTCTTTGTTTTCCacagtatgctttttttttttatatttaatccTTTAAGATGTATCTTACCTTTATTCTTCTCCCATATGATTGCTATAATGAATagatttgttttctatttttcttaagTAATACAATCTTTAACAAGCTTGAAGGCTGTTTGTAACAGAAGTGAAACAATACAAATTTGTTTGTAGAAGAAATGTTTAGTAGCTACACTTGCACCATTCTCTTTCTTGTTACACATCATCTGGTTTCTGAGCAGGTTTCAAACACAGAATTATCTTCATTTTGTTGAGGTATATGTAAGACGAAAGATgagttgtttctgttttcttcagatttGCTTGCTGTCACACATCTTAAAAAACAAGTCTCTTCAGAGtgcagaatttcagctgaaagcagcaaGGAATCTAATGCTGCAACAAACTTCATAGAACAGTGACAGGAAACAGTGGTGTCTGAAGTGATGTGCAAAGCTTTAAGTTCAGACCAAGGAGAGTAACATTGATTTTTCTGGAGGAAAGAAATTCAGATTGAGGCTAAAAGTACGTTATGCTCCAAATCATGACTTGGTGTTTAAAGTAGTCATCTGTTCTGAGTATTTGTGAACTCTTTGTACCCTCTTAGCACTTCATTTAAATGTTCAGTTAGTAGGTTGACAGGTTATGTGAAGCTCCATCCTGGAAGTTTGAGAGTAATGCACTAAAATTGCTCTTTACTTTCCAAGTACTTTAATCTGATGTGCAAATATGAGGACTGGTTAACTTCTGAAattgaaagaaatacaaatgtgCAAAGCATACATTTTCAATTTTCATAAAATGAGATATGTTTTACATCCAAGACAAGGAAAGTTACTTGTTTGCTTCTTGTAAAGATTCTGCTTGCTTGCCAGATCTAGGACAAAATTCTGACCGTAAAAATAAGAACTGATAAAAGCATTAAGCCTGCAAATGAATTTCCAAATAATGGCCTATGAGGTACAGGGATACTTCTTCTATTTTATGCCACCAAGGAGATGTGTTTCTTTGAAAATTAAGCTAGTCTTCTGAAAATGATATCCATCAATTTTAGGAAAGGATgtgtaaaaagcaaaaacaaatcaCTGAAGTGATAAAAAGATAGTACAGAGTTACAGAGGCTTTTCTGCCTGTCTAGAGATCTGAGTTAATGCCTAGATGCAAGCAAACATGATTACATGTAGATGATCTTTAATAAATATCAgcaaattttatttattgtaaataaatatatttacaagggcaagtgcagggtcctgcacctggggaggaacaaccccatgcatcagtacagacttgggcggacctgctggagagcagctctgtggagagggacttgggtgtgctggtggacgacaggttgaccatgagccagcagtgtgccctggctgccaagaaatctaatgggatcctggggtgcattagaaggagtgtggccagcaggtcgagggaggttctcctccccctctacacttctctagtgaggcctcatctgcagtactgtgtccagctctgggctccccagttcaagaaagatgagctactggagagagtccagcagagggctacgaggatgatgaggggactggagcatctctcctacgaggagaggctgagggagctgggcttgttcagcctgaagaagagaaggctgagaggggacctaatatatgcctacaaatatctgcagggtgggtgtcaggaggatggggccaaactcttttcagtggtgcccggtgacagcacaaggggcaatgggcacaaactgaagcataggaagttccagctgaacatgaggaagaacttcttctctctgagggtgatggagcactggaacaggctgcccagggaggttgtggagtctcctcctctggagatattcaagacccgcctggacaaggtcctgtgcagcctgctgtaggtgcc
This region includes:
- the ESCO1 gene encoding N-acetyltransferase ESCO1 isoform X4, coding for MAAQKRKSMLVEPSAKRPKLDKNSKPSSVKKEKEVSDTKHVSNKSRSNQCAVQEKTVLKTSVRSNSDNADERELGMRMTTRSSGLNSNNKTVPDKKVQQQPKSTKNKEVCQKKTVQEIPKSKCVVAPNEPVMRRSQRLQQLTHVHVPARSLRSREVKEKALEVKQNSQAKRHAHSVTAKVPKSGGDKTEQKNTKIKPNNANEDKEIHVEVTSSLKEKKCKADNKNDNSNSFQHSLQSSSLCPDESLEEVKKDQTGPVSPSNTKKVETDSLKPNSKTVTKEKQQTHQSGKNSTKPKRISQPSVSETDVADQPERDVKSKRVSILELCEEIAGEIESDTVEVKKDSPNAACSKTEEKDAGIQLQQGEMLTQKEPSQSTQCKRFFPSKKGMPVKCTLNGRNSSSNKNSKWTKIKLLKASNMKQSNLNSANAPKLSLLKDYMEVSEASQIPTEAELSKVQGKLSITGLSENESATCVQEKSDPSSERAGAKEVTLEIKQPTKRGAENGLLHNMTTHLCEPRPDENFRLHLESSPESSPVKQVTDPKPPKQLKKEPKESEPQGLAPKQLTHTSCTNQTSETENRAPLSNPSLASKCSSVLPSEEHIQKLKEAGKDGDKQLIIGSLFHIWRISRHAPSRRYWMQDRRDLVLFPVIFVVCFTLHQIQRMKPNICYFITSS
- the ESCO1 gene encoding N-acetyltransferase ESCO1 isoform X3 — translated: MAAQKRKSMLVEPSAKRPKLDKNSKPSSVKKEKEVSDTKHVSNKSRSNQCAVQEKTVLKTSVRSNSDNADERELGMRMTTRSSGLNSNNKTVPDKKVQQQPKSTKNKEVCQKKTVQEIPKSKCVVAPNEPVMRRSQRLQQLTHVHVPARSLRSREVKEKALEVKQNSQAKRHAHSVTAKVPKSGGDKTEQKNTKIKPNNANEDKEIHVEVTSSLKEKKCKADNKNDNSNSFQHSLQSSSLCPDESLEEVKKDQTGPVSPSNTKKVETDSLKPNSKTVTKEKQQTHQSGKNSTKPKRISQPSVSETDVADQPERDVKSKRVSILELCEEIAGEIESDTVEVKKDSPNAACSKTEEKDAGIQLQQGEMLTQKEPSQSTQCKRFFPSKKGMPVKCTLNGRNSSSNKNSKWTKIKLLKASNMKQSNLNSANAPKLSLLKDYMEVSEASQIPTEAELSKVQGKLSITGLSENESATCVQEKSDPSSERAGAKEVTLEIKQPTKRGAENGLLHNMTTHLCEPRPDENFRLHLESSPESSPVKQVTDPKPPKQLKKEPKESEPQGLAPKQLTHTSCTNQTSETENRAPLSNPSLASKCSSVLPSEEHIQKLKEAGKDGDKQLIIDAGQKRFGAISCNICGMLYTASNPEDETQHLLFHNQFISAVKYVVLLIIHHECGSEEELITSIFLSMFILQIHTT
- the ESCO1 gene encoding N-acetyltransferase ESCO1 isoform X5, producing the protein MAAQKRKSMLVEPSAKRPKLDKNSKPSSVKKEKEVSDTKHVSNKSRSNQCAVQEKTVLKTSVRSNSDNADERELGMRMTTRSSGLNSNNKTVPDKKVQQQPKSTKNKEVCQKKTVQEIPKSKCVVAPNEPVMRRSQRLQQLTHVHVPARSLRSREVKEKALEVKQNSQAKRHAHSVTAKVPKSGGDKTEQKNTKIKPNNANEDKEIHVEVTSSLKEKKCKADNKNDNSNSFQHSLQSSSLCPDESLEEVKKDQTGPVSPSNTKKVETDSLKPNSKTVTKEKQQTHQSGKNSTKPKRISQPSVSETDVADQPERDVKSKRVSILELCEEIAGEIESDTVEVKKDSPNAACSKTEEKDAGIQLQQGEMLTQKEPSQSTQCKRFFPSKKGMPVKCTLNGRNSSSNKNSKWTKIKLLKASNMKQSNLNSANAPKLSLLKDYMEVSEASQIPTEAELSKVQGKLSITGLSENESATCVQEKSDPSSERAGAKEVTLEIKQPTKRGAENGLLHNMTTHLCEPRPDENFRLHLESSPESSPVKQVTDPKPPKQLKKEPKESEPQGLAPKQLTHTSCTNQTSETENRAPLSNPSLASKCSSVLPSEEHIQKLKEAGKDGDKQLIIGSLFHIWRISRHAPSRRYCIFQASK